One part of the Dyadobacter sp. 676 genome encodes these proteins:
- a CDS encoding antitoxin Xre/MbcA/ParS toxin-binding domain-containing protein produces MKKHTQKQYPEAGDTSGAAFDEPHAAYYGTQHPGIIFKTPLQRPESQMTGFQKIDLIRKGISKNDFERFKDKAGLDYDQLANALSVARATLINKKGNEKFNQALSERIVSLADIYSYGYEVFEDVERFNDWVFRPNQALGGQRPFDFLDNQFGREEVKNLIGRIDYGVYS; encoded by the coding sequence ATGAAAAAGCACACACAGAAACAATACCCCGAAGCCGGTGACACTTCCGGCGCCGCTTTTGACGAGCCCCATGCAGCCTATTACGGCACGCAGCATCCGGGTATTATTTTCAAAACCCCGCTGCAACGCCCTGAAAGCCAAATGACCGGCTTTCAGAAAATAGATCTGATCCGGAAAGGAATCAGCAAGAATGATTTCGAGCGGTTTAAGGACAAGGCCGGTTTGGACTACGACCAGCTTGCAAACGCATTGTCGGTAGCACGGGCAACTCTGATCAACAAAAAGGGGAATGAAAAATTCAACCAGGCTTTGAGCGAGCGGATAGTGAGCCTGGCCGATATCTATTCTTACGGCTATGAGGTATTCGAAGATGTGGAGCGCTTCAATGACTGGGTTTTCCGGCCCAACCAGGCATTGGGAGGCCAGCGGCCTTTCGACTTTCTGGACAACCAGTTTGGCCGCGAAGAGGTCAAGAACCTCATAGGGCGCATCGATTACGGTGTCTACTCCTAA
- a CDS encoding RES domain-containing protein, giving the protein MIVYRVGRTRYARDLDGEGARLHGGRWNHPLTPCIYTSESRALALLEYTANVNIDDIPRALSITIFEIDPAHMLELPVSALPGDWKNAPAPASTKDFGTALLRKADYGIFKIPSAIMDDEFNYLLNPLFRKATVYSIQSVRDFIYDVRLKL; this is encoded by the coding sequence ATGATCGTATACAGAGTGGGGCGTACACGTTACGCCCGCGACCTGGACGGCGAAGGCGCACGCCTGCACGGCGGCCGCTGGAACCACCCCCTCACGCCCTGCATTTACACTTCCGAAAGCCGGGCCCTGGCTCTGCTCGAATACACGGCCAATGTGAACATTGACGACATTCCGAGAGCGCTCAGTATCACCATATTTGAGATAGACCCGGCCCACATGCTCGAACTTCCGGTGAGCGCATTGCCCGGCGACTGGAAAAACGCGCCCGCACCTGCCTCGACAAAGGATTTTGGCACGGCATTGCTCCGGAAAGCCGATTATGGCATCTTCAAAATCCCTTCCGCGATCATGGACGACGAATTCAATTACCTGCTCAATCCGCTGTTCCGCAAAGCGACGGTTTATTCTATTCAGTCGGTTCGAGATTTTATTTACGACGTCAGGCTCAAATTATAG